One segment of Pseudodesulfovibrio sp. 5S69 DNA contains the following:
- a CDS encoding very short patch repair endonuclease, with protein sequence MADHVSKSERSRIMSLVKQKNTKPELLVRSYLHKNGLRFRLHDRRLPGSPDLVFPMYHTVVFVNGCFWHGHESSQCRRATIPKTNEGYWREKIANNKLRDLRNIFQLENDGWRVLVVWECQIKQSELSLLVDTIRRNKKSDHFSY encoded by the coding sequence ATGGCAGACCATGTGTCAAAGTCTGAGCGTAGCCGCATTATGAGTCTGGTTAAGCAAAAGAATACAAAGCCAGAACTCCTAGTGCGCTCATATCTCCATAAAAACGGGCTAAGATTTCGGTTGCACGACAGAAGACTGCCAGGAAGTCCTGATCTTGTTTTCCCCATGTACCATACAGTAGTATTTGTGAATGGTTGCTTTTGGCATGGTCATGAAAGCTCGCAATGTCGGCGAGCGACCATCCCAAAAACTAATGAGGGGTATTGGCGAGAAAAAATCGCAAATAATAAGCTTCGAGATTTGCGTAATATCTTCCAATTAGAAAACGACGGCTGGCGCGTGTTGGTGGTTTGGGAGTGCCAAATCAAACAATCTGAATTGAGCTTGTTGGTCGATACTATTCGTCGAAATAAGAAAAGCGACCATTTTTCCTACTGA
- a CDS encoding metal ABC transporter solute-binding protein, Zn/Mn family: MKVSRLMKKVLPAVLGLMVAWAGPALAGAKVRAFVSILPQKYFVERIGGDLVDVSVLVLPGANPHMYEPSPRQMTALAGAQVFFAIGVNLEEVWLPKLADANQTMRIVRTQKGVEKIPMTAHGHGEHEAMHGEHGGEEPGHGILDPHIWLDPVRVKIIARNTCDGLVRVDPAHQAVYETNLAAFLKDLDSLNASIAKSLAVIPADKRTFMVFHPSWGYFAKRYGLTQVAIEAGGSEPSPRHLAEIIEHGRELGVSVVFVQPQFSRRSADVIASELGARVVPLDPLAENWKDNLLHAADAFGQALR, translated from the coding sequence ATGAAGGTTTCCAGGCTGATGAAAAAAGTGCTCCCGGCGGTGCTCGGGCTGATGGTTGCCTGGGCCGGGCCCGCTTTGGCGGGTGCCAAGGTGCGGGCGTTCGTGTCCATTCTGCCGCAGAAGTATTTCGTGGAGCGGATCGGCGGGGATCTGGTGGATGTGAGCGTGCTGGTCCTGCCGGGAGCCAACCCGCACATGTACGAGCCCTCGCCGCGGCAGATGACCGCCCTGGCAGGGGCGCAGGTCTTTTTCGCCATCGGCGTCAACCTGGAGGAGGTCTGGCTGCCCAAGCTGGCCGACGCCAACCAGACCATGCGCATCGTCCGGACCCAGAAGGGTGTGGAGAAGATTCCCATGACCGCGCACGGGCACGGCGAGCACGAGGCCATGCATGGGGAACACGGGGGCGAGGAACCCGGGCACGGCATCCTGGACCCGCATATCTGGCTTGACCCCGTGCGGGTCAAGATCATCGCGCGGAACACCTGCGACGGGCTGGTCCGGGTCGATCCCGCCCACCAGGCGGTGTACGAGACCAACCTGGCCGCGTTCCTCAAGGACCTGGACAGCCTGAACGCGTCCATAGCCAAGAGCCTGGCGGTCATCCCGGCGGACAAGCGGACCTTCATGGTCTTCCACCCGTCCTGGGGGTATTTCGCCAAGCGCTACGGCCTGACCCAGGTGGCCATCGAGGCGGGCGGCAGCGAGCCGAGCCCGCGGCATCTGGCCGAGATCATCGAGCACGGCCGCGAACTGGGCGTGAGCGTGGTCTTCGTCCAGCCCCAGTTCTCCCGGCGCAGCGCCGACGTCATCGCCTCGGAACTCGGGGCCCGCGTGGTGCCCCTCGACCCCCTGGCCGAGAACTGGAAGGACAACCTGTTGCACGCCGCCGACGCCTTCGGACAGGCCCTTCGCTGA
- a CDS encoding DNA cytosine methyltransferase produces MREIKVVDLFCGCGGMSLGFQNMGFDVVAAFDHWKPALDVYRDNFEHNVFECDLYDSSAETIVQDFNPDLIIGGPPCQDFSSAGLSNHSSDRAWLINRYVDCVEAAQPEYFVMENVPRARLRPVFKAAVSRLRSLGYGLSSHVLDASYCGVPQHRKRLFLVGAVGAEDGFLESYVAEHLSDTPMSLREYFGGALDTDYYFRVPTNYGRRGVFSVDEPSLTIRAVDRPIPPGYTGHPEDPVAIGPQVRTFTVLERSYIQTFPHSFKFKGTKTNLNMMIGNAVPVKLAEFVANALKQYINENHIEYVRIKTAS; encoded by the coding sequence GTGAGAGAAATAAAGGTTGTTGACCTCTTTTGTGGTTGCGGTGGGATGTCGTTAGGTTTTCAAAACATGGGTTTTGATGTCGTGGCTGCATTTGACCACTGGAAGCCAGCGTTGGACGTTTACAGAGATAATTTTGAACACAATGTTTTTGAATGTGATTTATACGATTCAAGCGCTGAGACGATTGTTCAAGATTTTAACCCAGATTTAATAATTGGTGGCCCTCCCTGCCAAGACTTTTCCAGTGCTGGCCTTAGTAACCATTCCAGTGATCGGGCGTGGTTGATCAATCGGTATGTGGATTGTGTCGAGGCTGCGCAACCTGAATACTTTGTGATGGAAAATGTCCCCAGAGCTCGTTTGCGGCCTGTTTTTAAAGCAGCCGTGAGCAGACTGAGGTCATTGGGCTATGGGCTAAGCTCTCATGTCCTCGATGCTAGCTATTGTGGCGTCCCTCAACATCGTAAACGTCTTTTTCTAGTAGGGGCGGTAGGGGCGGAAGACGGCTTTCTTGAATCGTACGTAGCTGAGCACCTATCCGATACCCCTATGTCCTTACGAGAGTACTTTGGGGGGGCTTTAGACACTGATTATTATTTTCGGGTTCCTACCAATTATGGGCGACGAGGAGTGTTCAGTGTTGACGAACCTTCCCTGACGATCCGAGCAGTCGATCGACCTATTCCTCCTGGCTACACAGGACATCCCGAAGACCCAGTCGCAATCGGGCCTCAAGTACGAACCTTTACGGTCCTAGAGCGAAGCTACATTCAAACCTTTCCTCACTCCTTTAAATTTAAGGGCACGAAGACAAATCTAAATATGATGATTGGGAATGCCGTGCCTGTAAAACTTGCAGAGTTTGTAGCTAACGCTTTGAAACAGTATATTAATGAAAATCATATCGAATATGTCCGTATCAAAACAGCTTCTTAA
- a CDS encoding Fur family transcriptional regulator produces MTLHDTAEAAREFLEQTGLEPTINRILVLSAVAAGQRPMSAAEVHAEVLREHRLNRVTVYRILDLLADKGAVNRFSTGGRAQHYCVGRNHSHFHCTGCGRVQCIANEELHFDENAVANALNLDVSHVDLHLEGLCPACARAAG; encoded by the coding sequence ATGACCCTGCACGACACGGCCGAAGCCGCCCGAGAGTTTCTGGAACAAACCGGCCTGGAACCGACCATCAACCGCATTCTGGTTCTGTCCGCCGTGGCCGCCGGGCAACGGCCCATGTCCGCCGCTGAGGTCCATGCCGAGGTCCTGCGCGAGCACCGCCTCAACCGGGTCACGGTCTACCGCATCCTCGACCTGTTGGCCGACAAGGGCGCGGTCAACCGTTTCAGCACGGGCGGACGGGCCCAACATTACTGCGTGGGCCGCAACCACAGCCATTTCCACTGCACCGGCTGCGGCCGCGTCCAGTGCATCGCCAACGAAGAACTCCACTTCGACGAAAACGCCGTGGCCAACGCCCTCAACCTGGACGTCAGCCACGTCGACCTCCACCTCGAAGGCCTCTGCCCCGCCTGCGCCCGCGCAGCGGGGTAG
- a CDS encoding DNA methyltransferase: protein MHTSWKEVEKRAVEFSKTWEGAFYEKGECQTFYNDFFEVFGIKRRSVARFEEHVRRIDNRSGFIDLLWPKRLIVEHKSRGGSLEDAADQAGDYFDALAEEVKPRYQLVCDFQRFSLIDRDTGGKVEFDLPDLHKNLRSFSFMLGLQAPKHRVSKHLNVQAAQCIGKIQDALSKAEYAKRDQEILLTRIVFCLFADNTGIFQPRGVFVDYIESRSKPDGSDLGMLLAFLFQVLDTPLASRQRGLDPELTEFPFINGGMFSERITIPTLSREVRDSLLDACEFDWSEVSPAIFGSLYQAVLSNEQCGDLAAFATSEKNIKKVIDELFLNDLQQEFKKMSLHGVSREESLFTFLSKLVGMTFFDPACGCGNFLAVAYRELRRLELAVLLELNRLGKLQVESKVSQLDVDQFYGIEVNSYSARIASTAMWMTDHIANNELSQSLGVDFIRVPLVKKPHIAIADALSVNWESIIPIVSCSYLFSNPPYKGSKKQSREERVKVREIADLGGAGGTLDYACGWILKAADYARGGVGVGLVTTNSVVQGEQVAQLWPLLFEKYSLELNFAHQTFQWSTESRGRRARVQVVVIGLVPKSRNHLSCRLFQYATAESDPTLVECNKISPYLIVGDELNSPYVTVKKVNNPINGLPKLRTGTKPIDGGYYILDSEERRVLIDREPLAKQYIRPFVGTTEFLEGIERYILVLQDASAKDVKSMRTVKSLIERVVKYRKAEIMNKSGTRKLKAVNELYSRPTAFHITTLPECPFLVLPEVTSENRHYLPIGWLEPPVIPSNLVKIGEDATLEQFALLTSAMHLAWLQGVGGHLEGRNRYSIGIVYNNFPIPDKYDSEKLQKLAKSVLKARDEEAGRGGTLEMMYDVLSMPSKLRAAHAALDNEVDKLYLGKVAKNDHERLVNLLNRYSEMI, encoded by the coding sequence GTGCACACTTCTTGGAAGGAAGTCGAAAAGAGGGCGGTCGAATTCTCAAAAACGTGGGAAGGCGCTTTCTACGAAAAAGGGGAATGCCAAACATTTTATAATGATTTTTTTGAAGTGTTTGGGATTAAGCGGCGGAGTGTGGCAAGGTTTGAGGAACACGTTCGGAGAATAGATAACCGTTCGGGATTTATTGATCTGTTGTGGCCGAAGCGCCTCATAGTAGAACATAAAAGTAGGGGGGGGAGTCTAGAGGATGCAGCCGATCAGGCTGGGGATTACTTCGATGCATTGGCAGAAGAGGTAAAGCCTCGATATCAACTGGTCTGTGATTTTCAACGATTTTCCCTAATTGATCGGGATACAGGGGGTAAGGTTGAATTTGATCTTCCTGATTTGCATAAGAATTTAAGAAGTTTTTCGTTTATGCTTGGGCTACAAGCTCCGAAGCATCGAGTTTCAAAACATCTCAACGTTCAGGCCGCACAGTGTATTGGAAAAATACAAGATGCGCTAAGTAAAGCTGAATATGCTAAAAGAGATCAAGAGATTCTCTTAACCCGAATAGTTTTTTGTCTTTTTGCGGACAACACTGGCATCTTTCAACCTAGGGGGGTGTTCGTTGACTATATTGAATCGCGATCAAAGCCTGACGGGTCAGATTTGGGGATGTTGCTTGCTTTTTTATTTCAAGTTTTAGATACGCCCTTGGCTAGTCGGCAAAGAGGTCTCGATCCTGAACTTACAGAGTTTCCATTTATAAATGGAGGGATGTTTAGCGAGCGCATAACTATTCCCACGTTAAGCCGAGAGGTAAGGGATAGCTTGTTAGACGCTTGTGAATTTGATTGGTCTGAAGTGTCCCCTGCAATTTTTGGATCATTGTATCAAGCAGTTTTAAGCAATGAACAGTGTGGAGATTTGGCAGCGTTTGCAACATCTGAGAAAAATATAAAAAAAGTTATAGATGAATTGTTTTTAAACGATTTGCAGCAAGAATTTAAGAAGATGTCTCTTCATGGTGTCAGCAGGGAGGAATCCCTTTTTACTTTCCTCTCAAAGCTTGTGGGGATGACTTTTTTTGATCCTGCTTGTGGCTGTGGAAATTTTTTAGCAGTAGCGTACAGAGAACTTCGCCGTCTAGAGCTGGCAGTGCTGTTGGAATTGAATCGTCTAGGGAAACTGCAAGTTGAATCGAAAGTATCACAACTAGATGTTGACCAATTCTATGGAATAGAGGTTAATTCTTATTCTGCACGTATAGCCTCAACGGCCATGTGGATGACTGACCACATTGCTAATAACGAGTTAAGCCAATCCCTAGGTGTCGACTTTATACGTGTTCCTTTGGTTAAAAAACCGCACATAGCAATTGCAGATGCTCTTTCTGTCAATTGGGAGTCAATAATACCAATAGTATCATGTTCTTATCTGTTCAGTAACCCCCCCTACAAAGGCAGTAAAAAGCAAAGTAGAGAAGAACGTGTAAAAGTGCGGGAAATCGCAGATCTTGGGGGAGCAGGAGGGACTTTAGATTATGCCTGTGGCTGGATATTGAAAGCGGCTGATTACGCGAGGGGAGGAGTAGGCGTTGGGCTTGTGACTACCAACTCGGTCGTACAAGGGGAGCAAGTAGCTCAGTTGTGGCCATTATTGTTCGAGAAATATTCGCTGGAACTCAATTTTGCGCATCAAACTTTTCAATGGAGTACGGAGAGCAGGGGGAGAAGAGCAAGAGTCCAAGTCGTTGTAATTGGGTTGGTCCCAAAGTCGAGAAACCACCTTTCTTGTCGACTATTTCAGTATGCAACAGCAGAAAGTGATCCTACACTTGTTGAGTGCAATAAAATTTCGCCATATCTAATTGTTGGTGATGAGCTTAACAGTCCTTATGTGACTGTAAAAAAGGTTAATAACCCAATTAATGGTCTTCCAAAGCTAAGAACAGGTACGAAGCCAATTGATGGTGGCTACTATATTTTAGACAGTGAAGAGAGAAGAGTACTAATAGATCGAGAGCCTCTAGCAAAGCAATATATTCGCCCTTTTGTCGGAACAACTGAATTTTTGGAAGGAATTGAGAGATATATTTTGGTGTTACAGGATGCGTCGGCGAAGGATGTGAAATCCATGCGAACGGTGAAGTCCTTAATAGAGCGCGTTGTAAAATATCGTAAAGCCGAGATTATGAACAAAAGTGGTACGCGTAAATTAAAAGCCGTTAATGAGTTATATAGCAGGCCAACGGCGTTTCATATTACAACACTTCCTGAATGTCCTTTTCTCGTTCTCCCAGAAGTAACATCAGAAAACAGGCACTATCTCCCGATCGGTTGGCTTGAACCCCCTGTTATTCCTAGCAACTTGGTGAAAATCGGTGAAGATGCGACATTAGAGCAATTTGCACTATTAACATCAGCAATGCATTTGGCTTGGCTTCAAGGGGTGGGGGGACATTTGGAAGGAAGGAATCGATATTCTATAGGAATAGTGTACAATAATTTCCCGATTCCAGATAAATACGATTCGGAAAAGCTACAAAAACTGGCGAAGTCTGTGCTCAAGGCAAGGGATGAGGAGGCGGGGCGAGGCGGTACGCTCGAAATGATGTATGACGTGCTGTCTATGCCCAGCAAATTAAGAGCTGCGCATGCCGCTTTGGATAACGAGGTTGACAAATTGTATCTTGGCAAAGTGGCAAAAAACGATCATGAACGACTTGTAAATTTGCTGAATAGATACAGTGAAATGATTTAG
- a CDS encoding DNA cytosine methyltransferase, with translation MKIISNMSVSKQLLNTVDLFSGCGGLSLGFQNAGFNILAAYDNWRLALDVYQRNFDHNAHVFDLSDIQASVEHVKEYNPNVIIGGPPCQDFSIAGKRIEKDRANLTVAFAEIVASVSPDIMVMENVYSIERSKSLGIAKSVLSDAGYGLTSRVIDASRTGVPQMRKRFFLVAAKGFKDDDFGAYLDQGLTERRMTVAEYFGDEIEVEFYYAHPRSYKRRAIFSVHEPSATIRRVNRPIPANYVRHPADKADVGDCVRVLTTEERSRIQTFPKEFIFEGSMSQREHLIANAVPVKMAQYVAEKVLAHWIS, from the coding sequence ATGAAAATCATATCGAATATGTCCGTATCAAAACAGCTTCTTAATACAGTAGATCTTTTTTCAGGGTGCGGCGGGCTTTCGCTTGGTTTTCAGAATGCCGGTTTCAACATACTCGCGGCTTATGACAACTGGAGGCTCGCCCTAGATGTTTACCAGCGTAATTTTGACCACAATGCACATGTTTTCGATCTGAGCGATATTCAAGCGTCCGTTGAACACGTTAAAGAATATAATCCAAATGTGATAATCGGTGGCCCACCATGTCAGGACTTCTCTATCGCTGGAAAGAGAATTGAAAAAGATAGAGCTAACTTGACAGTTGCTTTTGCTGAAATCGTAGCAAGCGTATCTCCAGACATTATGGTTATGGAGAATGTGTACAGTATTGAGAGAAGCAAATCTTTAGGAATTGCGAAGAGTGTCTTATCTGATGCTGGCTATGGTCTTACTTCAAGAGTGATAGATGCAAGCCGTACGGGTGTCCCACAAATGAGAAAGCGTTTTTTCTTGGTCGCAGCCAAGGGCTTCAAGGATGATGATTTTGGTGCATATTTAGATCAGGGATTAACTGAAAGGAGGATGACGGTTGCAGAGTACTTTGGTGATGAGATTGAGGTTGAATTTTATTACGCACATCCTAGGAGCTATAAGCGGCGAGCAATATTTAGCGTGCACGAGCCTAGCGCTACAATACGAAGAGTGAACCGCCCCATTCCAGCAAATTACGTTCGGCATCCCGCTGATAAAGCAGATGTAGGAGATTGTGTACGAGTTTTGACAACTGAGGAAAGGAGTAGAATACAAACGTTCCCTAAAGAATTTATTTTTGAGGGCTCGATGTCTCAAAGAGAGCACCTCATTGCCAATGCTGTACCTGTGAAAATGGCACAATATGTGGCTGAAAAAGTTCTTGCACACTGGATAAGCTAA
- a CDS encoding GlcG/HbpS family heme-binding protein — MRKMMLSTLLVLSIALFSVPALAEGPVKTLPGDITLAQARAVLDAALKKAVEIKVPMNIAIVDAGGNLKAFYRQEDAFLGSIDISIKKAVTARYFNMTTRALGAVSVPGQPLYGIEASNNGLILFAGGVLLVDKNNVIIGAIGVSGGSVDEDESVALAGAAALK, encoded by the coding sequence ATGAGAAAAATGATGCTTTCCACCCTTCTTGTCCTTTCCATTGCCCTCTTTTCCGTGCCCGCCCTTGCCGAGGGCCCGGTCAAGACCCTTCCCGGCGACATCACCCTGGCCCAGGCCCGGGCCGTCCTCGACGCCGCCCTGAAAAAGGCCGTTGAGATCAAGGTGCCCATGAACATCGCCATCGTGGATGCCGGCGGCAACCTCAAGGCCTTTTACCGCCAGGAAGACGCCTTCCTCGGCAGCATCGACATTTCGATCAAGAAGGCTGTCACGGCCCGGTACTTCAACATGACCACCCGGGCCCTGGGCGCGGTGTCCGTGCCCGGTCAGCCCCTGTACGGCATCGAGGCCAGCAACAACGGCCTGATCCTGTTCGCGGGCGGAGTGCTGCTCGTGGACAAGAACAACGTCATCATCGGCGCCATCGGCGTTTCCGGCGGCTCCGTGGATGAGGATGAGAGCGTGGCCCTGGCCGGAGCCGCCGCCCTCAAGTAG